From a region of the Desulfomonilia bacterium genome:
- the kdpB gene encoding potassium-transporting ATPase subunit KdpB produces the protein MSAKTHSLFDKKILIPAIRDSFEKLNPGNLIKNPVIFVTEAGAAISTIELFMNRGTPYAFFNLQITVWLWFTVLFANFAEAMAEGRGKAQADTLRKTRKETFANRLKPDGSVESVVSDDLKKSDILMVSAGEVIPADGEIIEGVAMVDESAITGESAPVVREAGGDRSSVVGGTKVLTDFIIMRVSTNPGESFLDHMISLIEGAKRKKTPNEIALTILLSALTIIFLAVIISLKFFSIYSGLALSITVLAALLVCLIPTTIGGLLSAIGIAGIDRMVQKNVLAMSGRAVEAAGDVDVLLLDKTGTITLGDRQAVAFIPSAGVSIEELASAAQLSSLADETPEGRSIVVLAKEYGLRGRSIAEMPHAVFVNFSAQTRMSGVDIDGKSIRKGSTDVITKFAGKPLPEDIVKSVESIAQTGGTPLIVAENDRILGAIHLKDIVKGGLKDRFERFRAMGIKTVMITGDNYLTASAIAKEAGVDDFVAEARPEDKLAIIRREQAMGHMVAMTGDGTNDAPALAQADVGVAMNTGTQAAKEAGNMIDLDSNPTKLIEVVETGKQMLITRGALTTFSIANDVAKYFAIIPAMLVSVFPVMAPFNIMRLNSPQSAILSAVIFNALIIIGLIPLALRGVRFRPVSASSMLRRNLFIYGLGGVIAPFPGIKIIDMIIHALGAA, from the coding sequence ATGTCTGCAAAAACACATTCGCTCTTTGATAAAAAAATATTGATACCCGCCATACGGGATTCGTTTGAAAAGCTAAATCCGGGGAACCTTATTAAAAACCCTGTCATATTCGTTACCGAGGCAGGCGCCGCAATCTCGACAATAGAGCTTTTCATGAACAGAGGCACTCCTTATGCATTTTTCAATCTCCAGATCACCGTGTGGCTGTGGTTTACCGTGCTGTTCGCAAACTTTGCAGAGGCAATGGCCGAAGGTAGGGGAAAGGCTCAGGCCGATACGCTCAGGAAAACCCGCAAAGAGACTTTTGCAAATCGTCTGAAACCGGACGGTTCGGTTGAGAGTGTAGTTTCTGATGATCTTAAGAAGTCGGACATCCTCATGGTCTCGGCGGGTGAAGTGATCCCGGCGGACGGAGAGATAATAGAGGGTGTTGCTATGGTTGACGAGTCGGCCATTACGGGCGAATCCGCACCTGTCGTAAGGGAAGCCGGCGGCGACAGGAGTTCGGTTGTGGGCGGTACTAAGGTGCTGACAGATTTCATCATTATGAGAGTATCCACAAATCCCGGCGAGAGCTTTCTCGATCACATGATATCCCTGATCGAAGGGGCAAAAAGGAAAAAGACCCCCAATGAGATTGCGCTAACCATATTGCTGTCAGCGCTTACAATAATATTCCTGGCTGTCATCATATCGCTCAAGTTTTTCAGCATATATTCAGGCCTCGCATTATCCATAACCGTGCTGGCCGCACTTCTGGTATGCCTTATTCCGACGACGATAGGCGGCCTTCTGAGTGCAATCGGCATTGCCGGGATCGACCGTATGGTGCAGAAAAACGTGCTTGCCATGAGCGGCCGCGCGGTTGAAGCGGCGGGTGACGTCGATGTGCTGCTGCTCGATAAGACAGGAACGATTACTCTCGGCGACAGGCAGGCCGTTGCATTCATTCCTTCGGCAGGTGTAAGCATCGAGGAGCTTGCGAGCGCCGCACAGCTTTCCTCTCTCGCGGATGAAACACCTGAAGGAAGGAGCATCGTGGTTCTGGCCAAGGAATACGGGCTTCGCGGCCGCTCGATTGCCGAAATGCCGCATGCCGTGTTTGTAAATTTCTCGGCACAGACAAGGATGAGCGGTGTCGATATAGACGGCAAAAGCATCAGGAAAGGCTCCACGGATGTTATTACGAAGTTCGCAGGGAAGCCTCTTCCTGAAGACATCGTAAAATCGGTAGAGTCAATTGCGCAGACAGGAGGCACCCCGCTTATCGTGGCTGAGAACGACAGGATCCTGGGCGCAATCCATTTAAAGGACATTGTAAAGGGCGGCCTTAAGGACAGGTTCGAGCGTTTCAGGGCAATGGGCATAAAGACCGTCATGATAACGGGGGACAATTACCTCACGGCATCGGCCATTGCGAAAGAGGCAGGTGTGGACGACTTTGTGGCCGAAGCGAGACCGGAAGATAAGCTTGCCATCATCAGAAGGGAGCAGGCCATGGGTCATATGGTTGCAATGACCGGAGACGGCACAAATGATGCACCCGCGCTTGCCCAGGCCGATGTCGGAGTTGCCATGAATACCGGTACACAGGCTGCAAAAGAGGCCGGCAACATGATTGACCTCGATTCAAATCCCACAAAGCTGATCGAAGTGGTCGAGACAGGCAAGCAGATGCTTATTACGAGAGGGGCGCTCACCACGTTCAGCATTGCTAACGACGTCGCCAAATATTTTGCGATAATTCCTGCAATGCTGGTAAGCGTGTTTCCCGTCATGGCGCCGTTCAATATCATGAGGCTCAATTCCCCTCAGAGTGCGATACTGAGTGCGGTAATCTTCAATGCCCTTATCATTATAGGGCTGATTCCTCTTGCCCTCAGAGGTGTCAGGTTCAGGCCGGTAAGTGCTTCATCGATGCTCAGGAGGAACCTTTTCATATACGGCCTCGGTGGCGTTATTGCACCCTTTCCGGGCATCAAGATCATAGACATGATCATTCATGCTCTTGGTGCCGCATAA
- the kdpC gene encoding potassium-transporting ATPase subunit KdpC, with translation MKKIITEIRTAVVMTLLIGIICCGIYPALVWGLAQWLFNDNANGSLIVKDSKIAGSRLLARGFTGDSYFHPRPSAAGTGYDAAGSGGSNLGPLSKRLYDSVKERAEAYRRINGLAPDETVPVDAVTASASGLDPHISPGNALIQAKRVAKARGMSQETVIKLVEHNTKGRRLGVFGEPRVNVLMLNIDLDRQEKADGSKQG, from the coding sequence ATGAAAAAAATCATTACCGAGATCAGAACGGCCGTTGTCATGACACTTTTGATCGGGATAATCTGCTGCGGAATATACCCCGCTCTTGTTTGGGGTCTGGCGCAGTGGCTGTTCAATGATAATGCGAACGGTTCATTGATTGTCAAGGATTCGAAAATCGCAGGTTCAAGGCTCCTGGCAAGAGGATTTACAGGTGATTCCTATTTCCATCCCAGACCTTCCGCAGCCGGTACGGGCTATGATGCGGCAGGATCTGGCGGGAGCAATCTGGGGCCGCTTTCAAAAAGGCTCTACGATTCAGTTAAAGAAAGGGCGGAGGCTTACAGGAGGATTAACGGTCTGGCCCCGGATGAGACTGTCCCGGTAGACGCCGTGACTGCTTCAGCCAGCGGGCTTGATCCTCATATCAGCCCAGGGAATGCATTGATTCAGGCGAAAAGGGTTGCAAAGGCAAGAGGCATGAGCCAAGAAACCGTAATAAAGCTGGTGGAGCATAATACGAAGGGCAGGCGGCTGGGCGTGTTCGGCGAGCCACGCGTGAATGTCCTTATGCTGAACATCGATCTTGACAGGCAGGAAAAAGCGGATGGAAGCAAACAGGGCTGA